From the genome of Clostridium sp. BNL1100, one region includes:
- a CDS encoding Gfo/Idh/MocA family oxidoreductase yields the protein MEKKIRLGFIGCGWIVENAHIPAFSKLDTVEILSVFDVDIERAKRISEIFHIKNYCDNIEQFFDSGIHAVVIATPNYTHAEYSLRALRHGLHVLCEKPVALSTSEIKEIIDTAKAKGVVYMPGFVNRFRYDIMKLRDIVLSGELGEIKSIEAGWLRRNGVPRPGTWFTSREYSGGGVLVDLGSHVIDICMMLFGSQKPQELTLITSMLDNRTVLNSAQWFTGNYTDQYQVNVEDTAYAEVKYDDGKSINLKLSWTAPIDGDATYFNIIGTKSGVKLKTLFGFSNDKLWQKDLLIKLYNGNEVFDSSTNSTRNAFDSMAVYFSRVIGGQVADYLKPEDAYNTVSLIEQLYINENIDKQKIRSVSLEEFIRE from the coding sequence TTGGAAAAGAAAATAAGACTTGGATTTATAGGATGCGGATGGATAGTAGAAAATGCGCATATCCCAGCTTTCTCAAAGCTGGATACTGTTGAGATTTTATCAGTATTCGATGTTGATATCGAAAGAGCCAAGAGAATATCTGAAATATTTCATATTAAGAATTATTGTGATAACATAGAGCAGTTTTTTGATTCAGGAATTCATGCTGTAGTAATTGCTACGCCTAATTACACACATGCCGAATATTCCTTACGTGCGCTGAGACATGGATTACACGTTTTATGCGAAAAGCCTGTTGCTTTATCTACAAGTGAAATAAAGGAAATTATTGATACTGCAAAAGCAAAAGGTGTGGTATATATGCCTGGTTTTGTAAATAGATTCAGGTACGACATAATGAAGTTAAGAGATATAGTGTTATCTGGTGAATTAGGTGAAATAAAATCTATAGAAGCAGGTTGGTTGAGAAGAAACGGGGTGCCGCGGCCGGGTACATGGTTTACCAGCAGAGAATATTCCGGAGGCGGGGTACTTGTTGATTTGGGTTCTCATGTAATTGATATTTGTATGATGTTATTTGGAAGCCAAAAACCACAGGAATTAACACTTATTACCTCAATGCTTGACAATCGGACCGTGTTAAATTCAGCTCAATGGTTCACAGGAAATTATACTGACCAGTATCAGGTTAATGTTGAAGATACCGCATATGCTGAAGTTAAGTATGATGACGGCAAAAGTATCAATCTAAAATTAAGCTGGACAGCTCCAATAGACGGGGATGCAACTTATTTTAATATTATTGGAACAAAATCTGGCGTAAAGCTGAAAACTCTTTTTGGTTTTAGTAATGACAAGCTATGGCAAAAAGATTTATTGATTAAATTATATAATGGAAATGAAGTATTTGATTCAAGCACTAACAGTACCAGAAATGCATTTGACAGCATGGCCGTTTACTTTTCGAGGGTTATTGGGGGACAGGTTGCGGATTATCTTAAGCCTGAGGATGCCTATAATACAGTCTCGCTTATAGAACAGTTATACATAAATGAAAATATAGATAAACAAAAGATTAGGAGTGTCAGTTTGGAGGAGTTTATTCGTGAATAA
- a CDS encoding fatty acid--CoA ligase family protein, whose amino-acid sequence MNLFDYIKEYADSNPSSLAVVAQERTITYKELYNYIKSNNVTLKKYGFTPMQKVIVKINKQVDFIIALLSLLSVECWVIPVPDDIKQDELEKVISLTSATIFPYENWEFYKCLEFADDVNISDSNSTGILHLTSGSTGTPKLCIRTLYGLTCEGLSFKNTFSITTQERVLSASPLYHSYALGAAIMGAFVSGSCIYTIDSFVPRKVLKIIQNNSITFFILVPVMASLICNTISDQKYDLSSLRIALVGAGPIKEEVYNKFKEKYGVALLSNYGSTETGALVSRLDPLTFTSIGMPMDGVKIKLCDENGKKVGTGETGEIMVKCDGMLKAYFGTSEPPFDKDGFFAMGDIAVQDSHGYLYIKGRKKLLINVGGKKVNPYEVEEVLMELAGVRECMVTGYINQNEEERVRAYIVADGITESQIRCFCSEKLSQHKIPNEIIFTDCIPKNKLGKVIHQELKR is encoded by the coding sequence ATGAATTTATTTGACTATATTAAAGAATATGCAGATAGCAACCCAAGCAGCCTTGCTGTAGTTGCCCAAGAGAGAACCATTACATACAAAGAGCTGTATAATTATATAAAAAGTAATAACGTTACATTAAAAAAATATGGTTTCACACCAATGCAAAAAGTAATAGTTAAAATTAACAAACAAGTTGATTTTATCATTGCTTTACTAAGTCTTTTATCAGTTGAGTGCTGGGTTATACCTGTTCCGGACGACATCAAACAGGATGAGTTGGAAAAAGTGATAAGCTTAACCAGCGCAACAATATTTCCATATGAAAACTGGGAATTTTATAAGTGCTTGGAGTTTGCAGATGATGTAAATATATCTGATTCAAATAGCACTGGAATATTGCACCTTACTTCAGGTTCAACCGGTACGCCAAAGCTTTGTATCCGTACCCTTTATGGACTAACCTGTGAAGGCCTGAGTTTTAAGAATACTTTTTCTATCACCACTCAAGAAAGGGTTCTAAGTGCATCGCCCCTTTATCACTCATATGCTCTCGGAGCTGCAATTATGGGAGCTTTTGTATCCGGAAGCTGTATATATACTATTGACAGTTTTGTTCCCAGAAAAGTATTAAAAATAATACAAAATAACAGTATTACATTTTTTATATTAGTACCGGTTATGGCCAGTTTAATATGCAATACAATTTCTGATCAGAAATATGATTTGTCTTCTCTTCGTATTGCACTGGTTGGAGCAGGCCCAATTAAAGAAGAGGTATATAATAAGTTCAAGGAGAAATATGGAGTAGCTTTATTAAGCAACTATGGGAGTACAGAGACCGGTGCGCTAGTATCACGTCTTGATCCGCTGACCTTTACTTCTATCGGAATGCCTATGGATGGGGTGAAAATCAAGCTGTGCGATGAAAATGGCAAAAAAGTGGGAACTGGTGAAACTGGAGAAATAATGGTTAAATGCGATGGTATGCTTAAAGCTTATTTTGGTACATCTGAACCGCCTTTTGACAAGGATGGTTTTTTTGCAATGGGTGATATTGCTGTTCAGGATTCTCATGGTTATTTGTATATAAAAGGAAGGAAAAAACTGCTTATTAATGTTGGAGGAAAGAAAGTAAATCCTTATGAAGTTGAAGAAGTATTAATGGAATTAGCCGGGGTCAGGGAATGTATGGTTACAGGGTATATCAATCAGAACGAAGAAGAAAGAGTCAGGGCATATATTGTAGCGGATGGAATTACCGAGAGCCAGATTCGATGCTTTTGTTCTGAAAAACTGAGCCAGCACAAAATTCCAAACGAAATAATATTTACTGATTGTATCCCAAAAAACAAGCTTGGAAAAGTTATTCACCAAGAATTGAAAAGGTAG
- a CDS encoding U32 family peptidase: MKVVTPLSNMDNYIPLVEAGADEFFCGILPFEWLDKYNVTMPLNRREYLLDNCNICTMSSVRILKKMIETYKVNVKVTLNSLYYIKEQYPLILNLIKMLQDCGINTFIIADVALVCYLREKNIDCNIHLSGECGALNHYTLDFFEPLNIERFIFPGKESIDNIRTSIEQFKTGEKKEFESFILNDWCMFLGAFCNTVHCDEIPHSCHLPTKTVRIDKNSTKYKDIYHVLKLRNQLASKTNIVDKRSYYNLSKRRADTYNFAEKGCGICKMHKLMRCGITHIKLVGRGHNLDMVKRDLEFLKKGIDIMNTASNSEEFEEKIKLNIFNNKCPTTCFYN, from the coding sequence TTGAAAGTAGTAACTCCACTATCGAATATGGATAATTATATTCCACTGGTAGAAGCTGGTGCTGATGAATTTTTTTGCGGGATATTACCTTTTGAATGGTTAGATAAGTACAACGTAACAATGCCTTTAAATCGTCGTGAGTATTTATTGGATAATTGTAATATATGTACCATGAGTTCCGTTAGAATATTAAAAAAAATGATAGAAACTTACAAGGTTAATGTTAAAGTAACATTAAATTCCTTGTATTACATTAAAGAGCAATACCCTTTAATTCTGAATCTGATTAAAATGCTGCAGGACTGCGGAATAAATACCTTTATTATTGCAGATGTGGCATTAGTCTGCTATTTGAGGGAGAAAAATATAGACTGCAATATCCATTTAAGTGGAGAATGCGGTGCTTTAAACCATTATACTTTAGACTTCTTTGAACCGTTAAATATTGAACGGTTTATTTTTCCGGGTAAAGAGTCTATAGATAATATAAGGACAAGTATAGAGCAGTTTAAAACTGGTGAGAAAAAGGAATTTGAATCCTTTATATTGAATGACTGGTGTATGTTTCTGGGGGCGTTTTGCAATACTGTCCATTGTGATGAAATACCTCATTCTTGCCATTTGCCTACAAAAACAGTACGCATAGACAAGAATTCTACAAAATACAAAGATATCTATCATGTCTTGAAATTACGAAATCAATTAGCCAGTAAAACCAATATTGTAGATAAGAGATCCTATTATAACCTTTCCAAACGTAGGGCTGATACCTACAATTTTGCTGAAAAGGGCTGTGGAATATGCAAAATGCATAAGTTAATGAGGTGTGGTATTACTCATATCAAATTAGTTGGAAGAGGCCACAATCTGGATATGGTAAAACGGGATTTGGAATTCCTTAAAAAAGGTATAGATATAATGAATACTGCTTCAAACTCAGAGGAGTTTGAAGAGAAAATCAAGCTAAACATTTTTAACAATAAGTGTCCCACAACTTGCTTTTATAATTAA